The DNA sequence TGCCACCTTCCTTTCGAAATCCGCAATAAAAGCTCAGAGCACATCCGATGTGCGCCGCTGAGACGAGCGTTTCTATTCAATACCAAATCACTCTTGCACCCCTTCCATTCCTTTCGGGGTAAGCCGTACCGCTCTATTTAACTTCCCTGGACATCCATTCTTGCTGGAGAAAACAGCGGGTGTCCGTTACGATGTACTCCCCATTTTTTTGATGCACCATTTCCCGCTCAACCAGTGAATCCGCTATCTTTACTCCCCCCTTCATTTCGGCCAAAAAAGAAAAAGAACCTTCCAGCCTTTCTGAAAGGCTCATGAGTTGGACTTCTTAGAGACCCTTTTCCTTCGCGTAGTTCCCCCAGTGTGGGCGGCTGCCATCACGGTCGGTAAAAGGATACTCCTCAGACAATCCCCATGTGCTGAACGCCTTCCCTGACTTTTGCGCAATCTGTGGGTCGGTTGCTAGCGCGACTACAGCTCGGCCAATATAGGTAGGAGTCTCCGACATGATAAAATGCGGTTCTTTTTTGGCTGCCTCTTTCCATGTCTCTTCCGTCACACCAAAGTGATCCAGCATCTCTTCGGAGCGCAAAAAGCCCGGTGTCAAAGCAACTGCGGTAATCCCATGTGGACGCAAATCCTCGGCCATCGCCTGTGCCAGATGGATGACAGAGATTTTCGCGAGGCTGTAATATAGATTGCCACGATATCGATAGTCAATCCCGTCTGTGATCTCAATGATTAACCCACTTTTTTGTTCGACCATAATCGGTGCTGCATAGTGACTCGTAATCAGATGGGTATGAATGGCCCGCTCTTGCATGAGCAGTCCTTTCTCCAGAGAATGCTCCCAGAACGGCTTTCCCCACTCCGTCAATGATTCTCCTCCCCATATATCGTTGACCAAAAGATCCAGCTGTCCGTTTTGTTCAGCGCCTATCCGCGCGAACAATGCCTTTACCTCTTCTTTCACTGTATGATCCACACGCACCGCGATTCCTTCTCCACCTGCTGCCGTGACCATTTCAGCCGTTTCATCGATCGTCTCGCGCCTGCCCAAGTCAGATTGATTTCCCCTCACGCTGCGCCCTGTCACGTAAACGGTCGCTCCCGCTTCCCCGAGCATGACGGCGATCCCCCGACCCGCTCCTCGAGTACCGCCGGCTACCACTGCCACTTTTCCTTGTAAAGGCTTCATCATACTCCGTCACTCCTTTTGAATCTGAAAGGTACATTACTTCCATAGTGTACCGCTCCTAATATGACAACAACTGTCATGTTCGCTAAGATACAATGGAGAAGGATAAAGAAAGAGAGGTGTTTTCATGCGGGCAGATCGATTGGTCTCGATATTATTGCTGCTGCAAAACCACGGACGGATGACAGCAAAGGATCTGGCGGAAAAACTGGAAGTATCTGAACGGACGATTCACCGCGACATGGAGGCCCTTAGCATGGCGGGAATACCGGTCTTTGCAGAGCGCGGGACGAACGGTGGCTGGGCTCTGACAGAAGGGTACCGCACTGACCTGACGGGTTTGAAGGTAAGTGAGCTACAGTCATTGCTCCTTGTATCTCCGACGATACAATTGAGCGACCTCGGGATGCGCGATAGCTTTGATGCGGCATGGCAAAAGCTTTTGGCCGCCTCTCCTGAAACGACCAGACAAAATGCGGAGCACGTCCGGCAGCGCATCCATATTGACGGTGCAGGCTGGCATCAGTCCACAGAATCGTTTCCATGTCTGTCTATCGTTCAGGAAGCCGTCTGGCAGGAACGCTCCCTCTTTATCCGCTATCAAAGAGGGGAAGATGTGGTCGAAAGAATTGTTCATCCACTGGGACTGGTGGCAAAGCGTAGCACGTGGTACTTCGTCGCGCAGGTAGAGAATGACATGCGTACCTACCGGATTTCACGTTTGACGGAGGCGCGGCTGCTGGAAGATACCTTTGTCCGCCCGAAGAGTTTTGATCTCGCCAGCTACTGGGAGCAGTCGACAGCCGATTTTCAATCGAGCCTGCCACGCTATCCCGCTCACATTCATGTAAGAGAAACCTTGCTTGCTCGACTCCAGCTAGAGAGATACCTTCAAATAAAATCCACCCATCCCGTAGATAGCGAATGGGTGGAGGCTCATGTGCAGTTTCATACGCTGGAATCCGCTTGTGAAATGGTGCTCGGCTACGGTTCCCTGATGCAGGTGATACAGCCTCAGGAGCTGCGCTTAAAAGTAATGGCCGAAGCAAAAGCCATCCTTCGTCTTTACCATGCGGCCGATGAATAGGAGAAGAACGACTTAGCCGAGGTTTGTGGCCGTTTCCCGCGTCTCTTTTCCGACTGCGAGCAAAACAATCGTGCCTACCAACAGCACAGCAGTAAACATGCTGAAAATAAACGTATAGCTGTAATGCAGCGCAGAGTAATGCCCGACTAGATAAGGGGCAATGATACTGCCGATCCTGCCGACACCAGAGGCAAAACCAGATCCGGTGGCACGCAGAGGAGTTGGATAATTTTCCGGCGTGTATGCGTACAACGCTCCCCAAGCTCCGAGATTAAAGAAGGAAAGCAAAGCTCCGGTCACTAGGAGACCAGCCGTCTCGGTACTGCTGCCAAACGCGAACGCCATCACACCTGTCATGAATAAAAACGTCGCCAGTGTCTGCTTTCTCCCCCATTTTTCCACCAGATAGGCTGCGGCGAAGTAGCCCGGAAGTTGGGCGAGCGTCATGATCAAGACATACTGAAAGCTCTTGATCATCGTAAAGCCTTTGTCGACCAACACGGACGGCATCCAGAGAAACATGCCGTAATAGGAGAAGGTAATGGCAAACCAGACAACCCAGAGCGTGATGGTCTCTCGTTTATGAGACGTTAATAGCTCTTTTAACGGAACACGCTCGTCACGCTGTTGAAACTTTGGTGACTCGGGGATGTTTCGACGGATAAACCAGGCGTACACCATCGGCAATGCTCCAATCACCACCGCTATCCGCCAGCCGTAGACCGGGATGATAAAGTACGAGATAACTGCAGCCAGAATCCACCCCACCGCCCAGAAGCTCTCCAGCAGAACCACGGTTCTCCCCCGCTTTTCCGGAGGTGCGAACTCGTTGACCAATGTGGAAGCGACGGGCAATTCAGCTCCGAGACCCAGACCAATGAGGAAGCGAAACAGAAGCATGATCGCAAATCCTGTGGCAAACGCACTGGCCAGACTTGCTGCTCCGAACAATACCAGCGTCAGCATAAAGACGGGTTTGCGACCGATCCGGTCTGCTAAATATCCGCCTGCGAATGCTCCAAGCGCCATCCCGATCGTATTGCTGGTCCCGAGCAAGCCTGCCTGCTCTCCCGTCAATCCCCAATCCTGTCTGAGTGCTACCATGATAAAAGATAAAAGTGCTACATCCATCGCATCGAACATCCAGCCGAAACCAGATGCCCAAAATACTTTCTTGTACGTGGCAGACATTTCGTATTCCCTGCTTTCTTTGCTTCCTTTATTTCTTGCTAGGTCATTTCGGTAGTTTTTCCCAATTGCTTATCGTGCATTCGCTACCGCAATGGCTTCAATCTCGATGAGAAACGCTTCGTTGATCAGCTTTCGTATTTCTACCGCCGAGCTGGCAGGTGGCTTCTCAGTATTCACATAGGCATCGCGAATATCCCGCACCGTCTGCATCTGAGTGATGTCCGTGACAAAAAACGTTAGCTTCACCACATCGTGAAAGCTCGCTCCCACTGCATCCAATGCGGCTTTTATATTTTCAAAGACTTGCTTCGTCTGTGCCGCAAGGTCTCCCTCTCCTACGATTTGCCCTTCCTTGTTCAAAGGAACTTGACCAGAAATATAGATGGTTCTACCACCAATCGCTTCCACTACATGTGAATAACCGAATGACTTTGGCATCGTCTCCGGGTTGATAAAGGTGATTTGCTTTTCGTTAGGCATGAGCTTTCCCTCCTCTTTTCGTGCCTATTTTGGCAACAGGGAATAATTACACATCCAAGACTCGATTCCTTCCCTGTAACTGTACTTGAGTGGGAGAAGCCTGTTTTAGTTCGCAGCGTTTGCGACCTTGCTGCGCTCTACCTGCCAAATAAGTTCTCGTACCAGCTGGCCCACAGAATCCTGCAACCGTAATGCAGCTTCCTCTTCCAGCTCGCTCGTTCCGTCCTCTTTCTTTTTTACTAGTGAATCGAGAATAAAGGCGCCTGCCAGCACATGTCTCGCTCCTAGGGCAGACAAGACGGGCTTGAGGGCATAATCGATTGCGAGCAAATGTGCGATCGTGCCTCCGATGGCTACGGGCAATACGAGCTTGTTTTCCAGCCCCTTTTGCGGCAATAGGTCCAAATACGCTTTCAATACACCGGAATGCGCTGCTTTGTAGATGGGAGTTGCGATCACAACCGCATCTGCTTGTGCAATCCGTTCGTTTGCCTGAACGATAGCGGGACTGTCGAAACGAACGTGTAGTAAATCTTCGGCGGGTAAGTCGCGTACATGAATCCAGTCTGACTGCTGTCCTGCTTCCTGAAGCAAACGATCTGCGTGAGCGAGTACACTATCCAGTCTGGAGCCTTTATACGGACTACCTGATAAAATTACGATTTTGGCCATGTCTTGTTCTCTCCTTTTCTATTTCGCCAGCAGTGACCCCTTCACTGGATCCCATCAGCTCTGCGACGACCAGTCCCAACCAGGCAGTGCTTGGCATCGACATTTCGTATCCCCAGGAATGTATTCACATAGAGCGGGAAAAATGCCCCTTTGGCGATGAGCAACACCTTGGAAAGTAAATTTGTTGAGCAGGCGTTGAAAGAAGCGATTGAAAAAAAATAACCTGTTCTAGTAAACAGCGAAAAAGAATTAGCCGATACTTTAAGGGATATAAAAAATTGGTTAATTGTACCTGCCAAAACTTGACAAGTAAAATGTCGTGATATAATATTTTACAGAATCCGACATTTCTTTACATTTTTCGAAACAAGATGACAAAGGCAAAACCATCTAAAGGTGGTGACGCAAAACCACGGGTCTAAAGTCGTAGACTATGATAGCCGGGTTGCCATACATCGGAGGCGAATGTGTTGATGTTGGTGACTTGGGTTATTCCATTTCTGGGATGACTCTTTTTTTTTTTAGCTCATCTGATAGGAGGACGCCGTCTAAAGGAGAGAACAGAGAGAATTTCATAAGTATTGGGGAACAGATGTAACAAAAAAAAGAGAGAGAGAAAGAAAAATAGTGGAGTGGGAAAATGTACAAACAGGTTGATTCTAAAGAGACTTTGGCATTGTTCCATAAAATTAAGGAAGTCGTATGGAGTTCGATGGGTTTCGAAATGGAGTTTGCCAAAGAAGGCTCTGATCTTTACTTACTGCTAGCAGAAGATGGTGAAGCTGGAGGAACTTTTGAGTTTACGCCTTACCTAAAATCAAATACGTTTATCCATTCGTTGTTTGAAGAAGTCATCAAGGATGATATGAAGGTGATGGAGGTAGACAGCCTTGCTGTGCTGCCCTTCTATCGAGGACAGCTCGGTCGAAAAGGAATTTGCCTGATGATCGATTACGCCGAGAAGCATGGATATACGCACGCTGTAGGCATTGCGGATCCTACTTTTTTTCGATCAATGAACGTGAAATACAACATTCTTGCTACACAAATCAATGAAAAGATCTTTTATAAAGGCGCCGATGCCATTCCGACGCTTTTTCATCTAAAAGAAGTTTATTCGGACAAGGATAATCCCAAATATTCATGGTACATACCAAGAAAAGTCGAGGTCATGCGTTGATATGGATCTTTTACGAAGAAGGAACAACTGGGTCGTCATCGTCTTTGCAAGCATTATTACGGTCGTCCAAATCGTCAATTTTTTGGTAGGCATTCCGCTTACCTTTGTTCTGACGGTACTGGGCATTTTGTATGTCGTACTGGCTCCATTTACTTACATCTCCAACCGCCCGAACTTCCGCGAGAAAATGGCACCTTTCATGAAGTTTTTCAATTTTGTCGTGATCGGGATCTTCATGTTCGTAGTAGTGCATCTGGATCCCCATATGATTAATATCATGACCATTATGTTCTTTGTTGCGGTAATGGGTATCTACCAAGACAAAGTCATCAACGTGCTTACCATTCTTGCGACTCTCGGAATCGTTTCCTATTATTTCTTCACACAAGGCGATGTGATTTTCCATACTACTAGCCCTATTTTTTTGATGTACTACTTGCTTACCTTCTGCTTCATTTCTGTTACCAGCATGATGCACGCTGTTTTCAATAACAAGCTACAGCAAGAAAGTGAGTTGCAAAAGCAGGAAGCGATCGAATCCAAAGAATCGCTGCAACGCGTATTGGATCAAGTCAATCGGTCCCTGAATTCTGTACAAGAATACCAAGAGAATCTCAACAAGGTGACCGATGGAGTCAATGTTCGGGCTGTTGAGACCGTCACCTCCCTGCAAGAAATTATTCAGTCGTTTGGCGTGCAGACTGAGAACACAAACGAGCTGCGGAATGAAATGGCTTCTACCAATGTCCAGGTAGAAGATATGACACGCTCCGTTACCGAAATGTACGATTATGTGGAATCGACCAAAGAAGCGACACAAGAGAGTGGCAAACGCATCGGGAATATCGGCAATGATTTTGAACGCTTTATCTCCGATATACAAGGAACAAACAGCCTGATTCAAGAGCTGTACAAAGAAACCGAATCCATCGAAAAAATCATTCAGACGATTTCCGAAATATCCGCTCAAACCAATCTTCTCGCGCTCAATGCTACGATCGAAGCGTCTCGTGCTGGAGAGCACGGCCGAGGGTTTGCCGTCGTAGCCGATGAAGTGCGCAAGCTGGCGGAATCCTCCAAGGTGTCTTCGGAATCGATTGCGACACTCTTGATGACGATTCGCGAAAAAATGAAGCGGGTCTCGAATATGATATCCGAATCGCAGGTTTCCTTTGAAAAAAATAGCGAAGGCATTCTTGAGGTTCAAGAGATGTTCTCCAACGTTGACAACTACATGCAGGATTTCGCGGAGAAAACCAAGTTCCTCCAGGAGTTTATCGTTCACGTGCACAGCATGATGCAAGAGGTCGGAGCGAAAGTCGAGCTCAACGCAGATATTACGGACCAAAACAAGGAAAACCTGGAAGACGTGCTCGTTCTCGTCTCCGAACAAAAAGACGAGGTCGTCAAAGTCTCGGGCGGGTTTGAAAAAATCGAACAACAAATCCGTGGGCTGAACATCTAACCCGCTAAAATGAAAACACCCTTCGTCCTTACGTTTCTGGACGGAGGGTGTTTCGTTTTTTACAATCAGGAGCATGCCTGTTCCAGTGCCTGAAGGACCTTTTCTATCTCTGCCTGTAGTCCTTCATCTGTTATCGCACCTTCTTTACTCATTTTCAAGGTGATGTGCGGGATAATCAAATTCCCTCCTTCAATGATTGCAGCATTGATCATGCCAAGTGTCAGCAGCAAGGAAGCGTGCGCCTTGTCTCCGCCCATTGGCGTAGGGGATGCACTGATCACAGCTGTTGGTTTGTTCATAAACACACTGGTAGATACGAGCCAGTCCAAAGCATTTTTCAACACACCTGGCACACCATTGCCATACTCCGGCGTACAGATCAACACGGCATCTACTTCCTGAATTTGTGAACGCAACTCTCGAACTGGCACGGGTCCTTCATCGTTATCGATGTCTGGATTAAAATGAGGCAGATCGCCCAAGCCTTTGAAGATCGTCCACTTCATGTGTTTCGGAGCTAACCCGATGATGGCGTTCATTAAAGCGGTATTGGAGGATTTTTCACGAAGGCTCCCCGATATAGCCAAGACTTTTATTTCCTTCCCCATTCCCTATCAACTCGCTTCTATTCGTTAATTATTTAAACATAAAATTAATTCTAACTATAATAAATGACAAGAACCATCTAGTCCGTCATCACAGCAATTCGGGAAGTGTTTGAAGAAACGGGCGCTTTGATTGGTCAACACACGAGCTCTGTCTCCCCTTACGTTGATCCCCAACGCTTGATATCCTATCGCAAGGCCCTTCTCGATCAGGAAATGACCTTTGTGGATATGATCAAAGCCTTACGGATCAAATTGGACCTACGCAGGCAGAAGACTGACACCGCCTTTTAGCCCCATTCGGTTCAACACGACCTTTTACGTAACCGCCATCCCAGCCCAGACTCAAATGCTGCCGTCCCCTACGGAGGTTGCTGCAGACGCATGGTTGGAGCCTTCTCTAGCCAGTGAATTATGGGCGCGCCAGGAGATTTTGTGTGCACCACCGACTAGAGAATGCTTTACCGCGCTGACTGATTTACTCGATCAGAAACGTCTTCTACAGTTATTTCGCAGCTTGTCCACCTAAAAAGGGCGTCATCTTACAGCAGCGCAAACAGCACATTGACAACCACTTGCGACAACAATAGCACCCGGCGCACCCATATAGCCGCACTCTTTTGCTGCTGTTCGTTGATCGGAAGAAGGGATGATCGACTTCGGTGACGAGCTTGACTCCCGATTCCTTTCAACTGACTCGCTGCCATAAAAAGGAAAAGCAGGATGACTGCTGCTTTGGCAAGTGGCCCTGGCAGGATCGCGATCAGGAACGAACTGATGACGATCAGTCGCATGTACATCCCTGCCAGATCACTAGAACGGAGAAACGATTTCAGGAAAAGGATACGTCCGGCATTGGATGTGCGGTACGGAATCAAATTGGCAGCCCAAACGATCCATTTGCGCGGCTTTACCCGCTGCTGCAAGGACGGAACATCTCGAAATTGATTGGCGATCTGATAAAACCTCGCACGCAATCCATTTTCCATCTCCAATAGTCGGTACCATTGATACGCATGCTTTTTCGGAATTTGCTGCATGCGAAAGTGGAACCAGATCAACAAAGCCATCCAGAGAATAGCTCCGTACGGCACTTGCTGGTACGCAAGAAAGCCCCCCTTACTCAGCATCCAGGCGAGGACGAAATACGTGAAGCCAAAACGCGCCAACGTATAAGCAGCATCCTGTTTTTTGTCAGGCAAGCGCATGACAATCCAGCTGCTGTATACATTCCAGCCCTTCAAGACAAAAGGAACTCCCCAATACAGCCACACCTGAGCTCCCCCAATCCCTATCGTCCCTTGATACAGGGGTAGAAACAACAGAAGAACGAGGAATACCCCCATGCTCTGAACGACGAAATTGTAGATCTGTGCCTTTTGAAAGTAGCGAGCCATCTGGGTCTCGGCTGGCGTCAGGAACAGCAGGTCCGCCTCCAGCAAAAAGGTCCGATGGGGACTCCTGGTGACAAAGAACGCGAGCACAAAAGCAAGTACGTACGGAACAGGAAACCACGCCGGGATCGTCTGGACGAGACTCGGGTAGTAGTAGGCCAGCAATCCGCATAGGAAGACGGCGACCATGAGCACGCCCCCGTTGGCCATGTACTGCCCGTAGCGGACGAGCTCCGCGGAAAACCGTTGCAATCGTTCACGAAAGAGCGCATCTACATCCATCTTCATTCTTCTTCAACCAACTGCAAGTAAATATCGTCCAGCGAATGGTGCGGCATACCCGTGATGCGGCGCAGCTCTTCCAACGTCCCTTGTGCTTTGATCCTGCCTTTGTGCAAAATGATAAACCGATCACAATATTTTTCCGCTGTAGCCAAGATGTGCGTCGACATCAGAATACCTGCTCCCTGCTCCTTGCAGCGCTCAAGCCAGGTCAGCAAGGTGCGGATTCCCAGCGGGTCCAGTCCCAGAATCGGCTCGTCCACGATGTACAGAGATGGCTGCACCATCAGCGCCATCATAATCATGAGCTTTTGTCTCATCCCTTTGGAAAACTGCTGAGGGAATCGATCCTTGGCCTCTTCCATGCGGAACTCTTTGAGCAGCGGATACGCTCGTTCTACAAAAACCTCTTTTGCAAGGCCGTGACTCATCGCCGCAAGCTCCAGATGCTCCCACAAGGTCAACTCCTCGTAATAAATCGGCGATTCCGGAATGTAGCCATAGGCGTGTCGATATGTATCAGGATCATCTGCAAATGTCTTTCCAGCTATGCTGATCTCACCTGCGCGCGGTTCCAACAGACCCAGAATGTGCTTGATCGTCGTACTCTTTCCTGCACCGTTCAAGCCGATCAGCGCGACAATTTCTCGCTCTTGAATGTGAAAAGAAACGTCTTCGATGACCGCATGGCTCGACGAGTACCCACCTGTAATTCCTTTTACTTCCAGCAAGGCTGTCATGATATCCCCCTTTCCTTGCTTTCGCTTATCCGAACAGTAGAGACACGAATGCCTCACGATCCAAATTGCCAAAGAACTCCTGCATGTGCACATCTGCCAAGTCGTTGGTCACTTCTTGGCGATCATACGGAAGATCG is a window from the Brevibacillus choshinensis genome containing:
- a CDS encoding SDR family oxidoreductase, which translates into the protein MKPLQGKVAVVAGGTRGAGRGIAVMLGEAGATVYVTGRSVRGNQSDLGRRETIDETAEMVTAAGGEGIAVRVDHTVKEEVKALFARIGAEQNGQLDLLVNDIWGGESLTEWGKPFWEHSLEKGLLMQERAIHTHLITSHYAAPIMVEQKSGLIIEITDGIDYRYRGNLYYSLAKISVIHLAQAMAEDLRPHGITAVALTPGFLRSEEMLDHFGVTEETWKEAAKKEPHFIMSETPTYIGRAVVALATDPQIAQKSGKAFSTWGLSEEYPFTDRDGSRPHWGNYAKEKGL
- a CDS encoding helix-turn-helix transcriptional regulator, with amino-acid sequence MRADRLVSILLLLQNHGRMTAKDLAEKLEVSERTIHRDMEALSMAGIPVFAERGTNGGWALTEGYRTDLTGLKVSELQSLLLVSPTIQLSDLGMRDSFDAAWQKLLAASPETTRQNAEHVRQRIHIDGAGWHQSTESFPCLSIVQEAVWQERSLFIRYQRGEDVVERIVHPLGLVAKRSTWYFVAQVENDMRTYRISRLTEARLLEDTFVRPKSFDLASYWEQSTADFQSSLPRYPAHIHVRETLLARLQLERYLQIKSTHPVDSEWVEAHVQFHTLESACEMVLGYGSLMQVIQPQELRLKVMAEAKAILRLYHAADE
- a CDS encoding MFS transporter codes for the protein MSATYKKVFWASGFGWMFDAMDVALLSFIMVALRQDWGLTGEQAGLLGTSNTIGMALGAFAGGYLADRIGRKPVFMLTLVLFGAASLASAFATGFAIMLLFRFLIGLGLGAELPVASTLVNEFAPPEKRGRTVVLLESFWAVGWILAAVISYFIIPVYGWRIAVVIGALPMVYAWFIRRNIPESPKFQQRDERVPLKELLTSHKRETITLWVVWFAITFSYYGMFLWMPSVLVDKGFTMIKSFQYVLIMTLAQLPGYFAAAYLVEKWGRKQTLATFLFMTGVMAFAFGSSTETAGLLVTGALLSFFNLGAWGALYAYTPENYPTPLRATGSGFASGVGRIGSIIAPYLVGHYSALHYSYTFIFSMFTAVLLVGTIVLLAVGKETRETATNLG
- a CDS encoding RidA family protein; translation: MPNEKQITFINPETMPKSFGYSHVVEAIGGRTIYISGQVPLNKEGQIVGEGDLAAQTKQVFENIKAALDAVGASFHDVVKLTFFVTDITQMQTVRDIRDAYVNTEKPPASSAVEIRKLINEAFLIEIEAIAVANAR
- the ssuE gene encoding NADPH-dependent FMN reductase is translated as MAKIVILSGSPYKGSRLDSVLAHADRLLQEAGQQSDWIHVRDLPAEDLLHVRFDSPAIVQANERIAQADAVVIATPIYKAAHSGVLKAYLDLLPQKGLENKLVLPVAIGGTIAHLLAIDYALKPVLSALGARHVLAGAFILDSLVKKKEDGTSELEEEAALRLQDSVGQLVRELIWQVERSKVANAAN
- a CDS encoding GNAT family N-acetyltransferase; translated protein: MYKQVDSKETLALFHKIKEVVWSSMGFEMEFAKEGSDLYLLLAEDGEAGGTFEFTPYLKSNTFIHSLFEEVIKDDMKVMEVDSLAVLPFYRGQLGRKGICLMIDYAEKHGYTHAVGIADPTFFRSMNVKYNILATQINEKIFYKGADAIPTLFHLKEVYSDKDNPKYSWYIPRKVEVMR
- a CDS encoding methyl-accepting chemotaxis protein; its protein translation is MDLLRRRNNWVVIVFASIITVVQIVNFLVGIPLTFVLTVLGILYVVLAPFTYISNRPNFREKMAPFMKFFNFVVIGIFMFVVVHLDPHMINIMTIMFFVAVMGIYQDKVINVLTILATLGIVSYYFFTQGDVIFHTTSPIFLMYYLLTFCFISVTSMMHAVFNNKLQQESELQKQEAIESKESLQRVLDQVNRSLNSVQEYQENLNKVTDGVNVRAVETVTSLQEIIQSFGVQTENTNELRNEMASTNVQVEDMTRSVTEMYDYVESTKEATQESGKRIGNIGNDFERFISDIQGTNSLIQELYKETESIEKIIQTISEISAQTNLLALNATIEASRAGEHGRGFAVVADEVRKLAESSKVSSESIATLLMTIREKMKRVSNMISESQVSFEKNSEGILEVQEMFSNVDNYMQDFAEKTKFLQEFIVHVHSMMQEVGAKVELNADITDQNKENLEDVLVLVSEQKDEVVKVSGGFEKIEQQIRGLNI
- a CDS encoding NADPH-dependent FMN reductase, whose translation is MGKEIKVLAISGSLREKSSNTALMNAIIGLAPKHMKWTIFKGLGDLPHFNPDIDNDEGPVPVRELRSQIQEVDAVLICTPEYGNGVPGVLKNALDWLVSTSVFMNKPTAVISASPTPMGGDKAHASLLLTLGMINAAIIEGGNLIIPHITLKMSKEGAITDEGLQAEIEKVLQALEQACS
- a CDS encoding ABC transporter permease, which encodes MKMDVDALFRERLQRFSAELVRYGQYMANGGVLMVAVFLCGLLAYYYPSLVQTIPAWFPVPYVLAFVLAFFVTRSPHRTFLLEADLLFLTPAETQMARYFQKAQIYNFVVQSMGVFLVLLLFLPLYQGTIGIGGAQVWLYWGVPFVLKGWNVYSSWIVMRLPDKKQDAAYTLARFGFTYFVLAWMLSKGGFLAYQQVPYGAILWMALLIWFHFRMQQIPKKHAYQWYRLLEMENGLRARFYQIANQFRDVPSLQQRVKPRKWIVWAANLIPYRTSNAGRILFLKSFLRSSDLAGMYMRLIVISSFLIAILPGPLAKAAVILLFLFMAASQLKGIGSQARHRSRSSLLPINEQQQKSAAIWVRRVLLLSQVVVNVLFALL
- a CDS encoding ABC transporter ATP-binding protein, whose amino-acid sequence is MTALLEVKGITGGYSSSHAVIEDVSFHIQEREIVALIGLNGAGKSTTIKHILGLLEPRAGEISIAGKTFADDPDTYRHAYGYIPESPIYYEELTLWEHLELAAMSHGLAKEVFVERAYPLLKEFRMEEAKDRFPQQFSKGMRQKLMIMMALMVQPSLYIVDEPILGLDPLGIRTLLTWLERCKEQGAGILMSTHILATAEKYCDRFIILHKGRIKAQGTLEELRRITGMPHHSLDDIYLQLVEEE